AAGACTGAACAATTCCTCTCCTTCCTCAAACAAAGGTCATTCACCCTGATCCagctgacaaacaaacaaactgaaccAAAACCACTTTCTTCTTTTGAATGTAATAACAGTGAATTCTAAGATTACTGACCTACTTGTTCTGGGGTGGTAGTAACTTCAGTTGTACTTGTAGAAGCAGAAGATCTTGCTGTACTCTCCCTCCAGGCGTTTCTGGTGGTCAGGCCAGAATTCCTAGTTGCACTGGATAAGGGCAGGGTTGTGGCTGCACCTTGAGTGGAAGTAGTTGTGGTTTTTTGCATGGTAATGGTTTGGCTTGTATTTGGAGTTGCCATAGTGGTTGTGTTTTTTATAGTTGTGCTTGTGTATTGACTTGTATCAGTTTTAGTTATGGTGATAATTGAAGTATTGGTGTTTGTATTTTCAGAAGTGATTATACCAGTATTTTGAGTGGTACTGGGTGAAAATATTGTGATGTCAGGGTCAGAAGTAGGTGTAGTTATACTTGGGAAGGTAATAGTTGGGGCTGTACCTGAAGTTGTAGTATGTGGGGTCATATCTGGTATTAAGGAAATGGTCATTTCTCTTGGATTGGAAGTGGTTGTAATCATAGTCTGATCATAATCTGATGTGATTATTGTATTATTTGTACTAATACTTGATGAGGTAGTGTTTAATGTCATGTTTGGTGTTGTACTAGGAAAAGAAGTGTCTATCATTGTTGGGAATGTAGTAATATTCAAGATGGCTGTGGTGAAATTTGGTGAGGTTAAAGTTGTGTCCATTTCTGGAGCAGTAGCAGTTGTGGTTATATTGGGGTTTATAGTGTTTATGGTTATTTCTGGCAATGGGTCTATTTCAAGAGGACTTTCATCGAAACTGGTTGTAGTCAAGCTCTGATAATAATCTGTTGTCATTGAGGTATTTGTTGTAGTAATAGTTGAGGAGATTTTGTTTAATGTCATATTTGGCGTTATACTTAGAATGAAGGTGTCTGCAGTTATATTTGGAGTGGTAGTTGTTGTGAATGTAGTTATATTAAAAATGGATGTGGTATAACTTGGGAAGCTAAAAGTTGTATCCATGTCTGCAGTAGTGGCAGTTGTGGTGATATTGGTGTTTGTAGTGTTTATGGTTATTTCTGGCAATGGGTCTATTTCAAGAGGACTTTCATCGAAACTGGTCGTAGTCAAACTCTGATAATAATCTATTGTTATTGAGGTATTTGTTGAAGCAGTATTTGGTGAAGTTGTGTTTAATGTCGTATTTGGTGTTGTACTGTGAATGGAGGTGTCTATAGTTGTATTTGGGATGGTAGTTGTTGTGAGTGCAGTAATATTAAAAATGGATGTGGTGAAACTTAGAATGGTAAAAGTTTTGTCCAAATCTGAAATAGAAGTGGTTGTGAGGATATTGGTGTCTGTAGTGTTTTCAGTTATGAATGGTAATGTGGTCATTGGAAACTGAGAGTCATTGAAAGTGGTTGTAGTCAAACTCTGGTAATAATCTGTTGTCATTGAGGTATTTGTTGTAGCAACACTTGGGGAAGTTACGTTTAATGTCATGCTTGGTGCTGTACTTTGAATGGAGGTGTCTGCAGTTATACTTGGAGTGGTAGTTGTTGTCAATGTAGTTATATTAAAAATGGACGTGGAAAATCTTGGAAAGGTAAAAGTGGTGTCTCTGTCTGCAGTAGTAGCAGTTGTGGTCATATTAGCGTTTGTAGCATTTTCGGTTATATCATCTAATGAGGGCGTTTTAAACCGAGTTTCATTGAAAGTTGTTGTTGGTAAACTCTGATAATAATCTGTTGTGACTGAGGCATTAGTTGTAGTAAAACCTGTTGCTGTACTTAGAATGGAAGAATCTATAGTTGTATTTAGAGTGGTAATTGTTGGGAATGTAGTGAAATTAAACCTGGATGTGAAGAAACTTGGGTTGGTAAAAGTTCTGTCCATGGATGAAGTATTATTTGTTGCGGTGATATTGATGTTTGTAGTGCTTTCAGTCATATTTGGTAATATTGGTATTGCTGTAATACTTGTAGTGAAATTGGTTGTTGTCATAGTCTGATAATTATCAGTTGTGATTGTGGTATTAGTTGTAGTAATACTTTGGGAGGTAGTGTTTAATGCCgtacttgatgttgtattttgaaTGGAAGTTTCTATAGTTGTATTTAGAGTTGTGATTGTTGGGAAGGTAAATGTTGTGTTCATGCTAGAAGTTGTAGCAGTTGTAGTCATATTGGTGTCTGTAGTGTTTTCGGTTATGTCTGGTAATATGGGTGTTGTAAACTGAGTTTGATTTAACGTTGTTGTAGTCAAACTCTGATAATAATCTGTTGTGATTGAAATATTTGTTGAAGTAATACTTGGTGAAGTTGTGTTTAATGTCGTACTTGGTGTTGTACTTTGAATGGAGGTGTCTTGCATTATATTTGGAGTGATAGTTGTTGTGAGTGTAGTTAAATTATAAATGGATGTGTTGAAACTTGGGAAGGTAAAAGTTGTGTCCAAATTTGAAGTAGTGGTTGTGGTGATATTGGTGTCTGTAGTATTTTCGGTTATGAAAGGCAATGTGGGCATTGCAAACTGAGTTTTATTGAAAGTGGTTGTAGTCAAACTCTGATAATAATCTGTTGTCATTGAGGTATTTGTTGAAGCAACACTTGGGGAAGTTACGTTTAATTGCATGCTTGGTGTCGTACTTTGAATGGAGGTGTCTGCAGTTATATTTGGAGTGGTAGTTGTTGTCAATGTAGTAATATTAGAAATGGACGTGGAAAATCTTGGAAAGGTAAAAGTGGTGTCTCTGTCTGCAGTAGTAGCAGTTGTGGTTATAGTAGCGTTTGTAgcattttcagttatatcatcTAATGAGGGTGTTTTAATGCGAGTTTCATTGAAAGTAGTTGTAGGTAAACTCTGATAATAATCTGTTGTGATTGAGGTATTAGTCGTAGCAAAACCTGTTGCTGTACTTAGAATGGAAGAATCTATAGTTGTGTTTAGAGTGGTAATTGTTGGGAATGTAGTGAAATTAAAACTGGATGTGAAGAAACTTGGGTCCGTAAAAGTTGTGTCCATGGCTGAAGTATTAGTTGTTgctgtgatattgatgtttgtaGTGCTTTCAGTCATATCTGGTGATATTGGTATTGCTGTAGTACTTGTAGTGAAATTGGTTGTTGTCATAGTCTGATATTTATCAGTTGTGATTGTGGTATTAGTTGTAGTAATACTTTGAGAGGTAGTGTTTAATGGCatacttgatgttgtattttgaaTGGAAGTTTCTATAGTTGTATTTAGAGTTGTGATTGTTGGGAAGGTAAATGTTGTGTTCATGCTAGAAGTTGTAGCAGTTGTGGTCATATCAGTGTATGTATTGTTTTGTGTCATATCTTGTAATAAGGGTACTGTCATAGTACTTGTAGTGAAATTGGTTGTTGTCATAGTCTGATAATTATCAGTTGCTAATGAGTTATTAGTCGTAGTAACACTAGGTGAAGTATTGTTTAATGCCGTGCTTAGAATGGAAGTGTCCGTCGTAGTGCTTGGAGCTGTAGTTGATGGTAATGTAGTGCTATTGAAAATGAATGCGTCTGTGATTGGCAAGGTAACAGTTGTGTCCTTGTCTGAAGTAGTAGCAGTTGTGGTCATATTGGGGATTCTTGTGTTTTGGGTTATCTCCAGTAATATAGGCATGGTTGTTTTACTTGTTGTGAAAGTGGTTTTAGTTATGTTTTGGTAGTCATCAGTTGTAATAGTACTTGAGGAGGTAGTATTTAATGTCATGCTTGATGTTGTACTTAGTATTGAAGTGTCTATTGGTGTACCAGGGGTCGAGGTGTTGGAGGTAACATTTAATGTAACAGTGCTTGGGGTCTGAGTGGTTGATGTTGTAGTCACATTCTGCTGGGCTGTGGTTGTAGATATTGTTGTGGCTCTTGTACTGAGAGTGGATATTGTGTCACCGTCAGATGTAGATGCACTTGGAACTGGAGTTGAATCTTCTGTCGTAGTTCCTGTAAAGCTTGTGGTTGTGTCCGGTATTATCG
The sequence above is drawn from the Macrobrachium nipponense isolate FS-2020 chromosome 32, ASM1510439v2, whole genome shotgun sequence genome and encodes:
- the LOC135207466 gene encoding mucin-2-like produces the protein MQLQIDNCLSELESGDFGDDDDSDCEDCAPLYNILGCSLFYKGYLVASHLPSEELRNVWLYCYHHGLLTLTAHESVSQLVAWRPVYPYNDPSVPQDEAINHYLLVVAMNHCLLGLLLEAGGVTEPFEENAGPDPLLVDQAEASLYQLHALHVHAVCEQSLTCGGIETVIADEKLGKGTPIKKTKEKPEVVEGGIRLPDVPSILKQKSSPLPDSRLHAHDHIGCECEGSTGENSEESFTHSSRDSSLALEDEEEGDEDSDSDWRIFKACFLEGVDACLSFAPAIRYKVVVHPCQKHPGDEGISPPTSKPAGRNVSISTTSSPIIPDTTTSFTGTTTEDSTPVPSASTSDGDTISTLSTRATTISTTTAQQNVTTTSTTQTPSTVTLNVTSNTSTPGTPIDTSILSTTSSMTLNTTSSSTITTDDYQNITKTTFTTSKTTMPILLEITQNTRIPNMTTTATTSDKDTTVTLPITDAFIFNSTTLPSTTAPSTTTDTSILSTALNNTSPSVTTTNNSLATDNYQTMTTTNFTTSTMTVPLLQDMTQNNTYTDMTTTATTSSMNTTFTFPTITTLNTTIETSIQNTTSSMPLNTTSQSITTTNTTITTDKYQTMTTTNFTTSTTAIPISPDMTESTTNINITATTNTSAMDTTFTDPSFFTSSFNFTTFPTITTLNTTIDSSILSTATGFATTNTSITTDYYQSLPTTTFNETRIKTPSLDDITENATNATITTTATTADRDTTFTFPRFSTSISNITTLTTTTTPNITADTSIQSTTPSMQLNVTSPSVASTNTSMTTDYYQSLTTTTFNKTQFAMPTLPFITENTTDTNITTTTTSNLDTTFTFPSFNTSIYNLTTLTTTITPNIMQDTSIQSTTPSTTLNTTSPSITSTNISITTDYYQSLTTTTLNQTQFTTPILPDITENTTDTNMTTTATTSSMNTTFTFPTITTLNTTIETSIQNTTSSTALNTTSQSITTTNTTITTDNYQTMTTTNFTTSITAIPILPNMTESTTNINITATNNTSSMDRTFTNPSFFTSRFNFTTFPTITTLNTTIDSSILSTATGFTTTNASVTTDYYQSLPTTTFNETRFKTPSLDDITENATNANMTTTATTADRDTTFTFPRFSTSIFNITTLTTTTTPSITADTSIQSTAPSMTLNVTSPSVATTNTSMTTDYYQSLTTTTFNDSQFPMTTLPFITENTTDTNILTTTSISDLDKTFTILSFTTSIFNITALTTTTIPNTTIDTSIHSTTPNTTLNTTSPNTASTNTSITIDYYQSLTTTSFDESPLEIDPLPEITINTTNTNITTTATTADMDTTFSFPSYTTSIFNITTFTTTTTPNITADTFILSITPNMTLNKISSTITTTNTSMTTDYYQSLTTTSFDESPLEIDPLPEITINTINPNITTTATAPEMDTTLTSPNFTTAILNITTFPTMIDTSFPSTTPNMTLNTTSSSISTNNTIITSDYDQTMITTTSNPREMTISLIPDMTPHTTTSGTAPTITFPSITTPTSDPDITIFSPSTTQNTGIITSENTNTNTSIITITKTDTSQYTSTTIKNTTTMATPNTSQTITMQKTTTTSTQGAATTLPLSSATRNSGLTTRNAWRESTARSSASTSTTEVTTTPEQVDCNKVVAVGARTNEYWESPNYPYGYPDNIKCTLTVTFPQKDTIGRALLSFDEPSKIFTHDDKKCSHDHLLIAGDMTGRMCGNLAPKSVRIVKYPGVPKTVIITFTTTGEDGGSAVGFRMRISGWTATG